A genome region from Deltaproteobacteria bacterium includes the following:
- a CDS encoding redoxin domain-containing protein, whose protein sequence is MLPRCALYFLILIASSVATARPGSQPEQAKPWLGVRIETVAPPATGVIIKEVISGTPAQEAGLMKDDLVQTIDEQQVTTPEAFIKAVQSHGIGTAVSVAFIRGGKLEKKTIKLVARPDQLAMLQQSLVGKVAPPFDLPVISGPGPGSTEALKGRVVVVEFWATWCPACRSTHRELSAFVKRYPKDLAVVAISDESRDELLSYVKATKPDFTILQESDHQASSAWMVSAIPELAVISRAGKVVFATIGGGTYLAQTLAAAEKELKNK, encoded by the coding sequence ATGCTGCCGCGCTGCGCTTTGTACTTCCTGATCCTTATCGCGTCTTCGGTAGCGACAGCGCGGCCGGGCTCACAGCCAGAGCAAGCCAAACCTTGGCTCGGGGTGAGGATCGAGACCGTTGCACCGCCCGCCACTGGAGTGATCATCAAAGAGGTCATCAGTGGTACGCCTGCCCAAGAGGCGGGCCTCATGAAAGATGACTTAGTTCAAACTATTGACGAGCAGCAGGTCACTACACCCGAGGCTTTCATCAAGGCCGTCCAGTCACACGGTATCGGTACTGCGGTGAGTGTGGCATTTATCCGCGGCGGCAAACTTGAAAAGAAAACAATCAAGCTTGTAGCGCGCCCCGACCAGCTTGCCATGTTGCAGCAAAGCCTAGTTGGCAAGGTGGCACCCCCATTTGATTTGCCAGTCATATCGGGCCCAGGACCAGGCTCCACGGAAGCGCTCAAGGGGCGCGTCGTTGTTGTGGAATTTTGGGCCACATGGTGTCCAGCCTGCAGGTCCACGCATCGGGAGCTTAGCGCGTTTGTCAAGCGCTACCCCAAAGACTTAGCTGTTGTCGCCATCTCGGACGAGAGTCGCGACGAACTGCTCAGCTACGTCAAAGCGACCAAGCCCGACTTCACGATTCTTCAAGAGTCCGATCATCAGGCCAGCTCTGCCTGGATGGTGTCCGCGATACCAGAACTCGCCGTAATAAGCCGCGCAGGCAAGGTGGTGTTTGCTACGATAGGTGGCGGTACTTATCTGGCCCAGACACTCGCTGCGGCAGAAAAGGAACTAAAAAACAAGTGA